One part of the Thermococcus radiotolerans genome encodes these proteins:
- a CDS encoding proteasome assembly chaperone family protein, which produces MDNGGPVKIVLPEIKNPILIEGYPGIGLVGHIAANFLAKELGMEMIGYVESPFIPPMALILDGKPNPPLRFYGKDNIILAVADIYVPPTLVSEIARELVRYLKDMRADKIVSLGGIGIGLFKEKMDVWGVGAKEELNRELENLGVKILQYGSIMGMSGKLLWEASKEKLDAYVLLGETFGDRPDPRAAANVIEVLKKLTPIEVSTEPLLKEAEMIEAQLRKMHEQMEQARRKAEKQYESIYL; this is translated from the coding sequence ATGGACAACGGGGGACCGGTGAAAATAGTGCTCCCGGAGATAAAGAACCCCATCCTGATAGAGGGCTACCCCGGGATAGGCCTGGTCGGCCACATAGCGGCGAACTTCCTAGCGAAGGAGCTTGGAATGGAGATGATAGGCTACGTGGAGAGCCCGTTCATCCCGCCCATGGCGCTGATACTCGACGGAAAGCCCAACCCTCCTCTCAGGTTCTACGGGAAGGACAACATAATACTCGCCGTGGCGGACATCTACGTCCCGCCCACCCTGGTGAGCGAGATAGCCCGGGAGCTCGTGAGGTACCTCAAGGACATGAGGGCCGACAAGATCGTATCCCTCGGAGGCATAGGCATAGGCCTCTTCAAGGAGAAGATGGACGTCTGGGGAGTTGGGGCCAAGGAAGAGCTGAACAGGGAGCTCGAGAATCTGGGAGTAAAAATCCTCCAGTACGGTTCGATAATGGGAATGAGTGGAAAGCTCCTTTGGGAGGCAAGCAAGGAAAAACTCGACGCCTACGTGCTGTTGGGAGAGACCTTCGGGGACAGACCCGACCCGAGGGCAGCTGCGAACGTCATAGAGGTTCTGAAGAAGCTGACGCCGATAGAGGTCTCAACGGAGCCCCTGCTCAAGGAGGCGGAGATGATAGAGGCCCAGCTGAGGAAGATGCACGAGCAGATGGAGCAGGCCAGGAGAAAGGCCGAGAAGCAGTACGAGAGCATCTACCTGTGA
- a CDS encoding amidohydrolase family protein: MSILIKNGRVIYGENFEVVEADLLIEGNRIVKVAKEVTEAADTVIDAKGKVVSPGFVNLHTHSPMGLFRGLADDLPLMDWLQNHIWPREAKLTREYTKVGAYLGALEMIKTGTTAFLDMYFFMDAVAEVVEESGLRGYLSYGMIDLGDPEKTEKEIKEALRTMEFIEKLGSDRVHFVFGPHAPYTCSIALLKEVRKLANEHGKLITIHVSETMAEIGQITERYGKSPVVLLDEIGFFGSDVIIAHGVWLDSRDIQILARHGVTVAHNPASNMKLASGVMPLQRLLNAGVNVGLGTDGAASNNNLDMLDEMKLAALIHKVHNLDPTVADAKTVFRMATVNGAKALRLNAGVIKEGYLADVAIIDFNQPHLRPVNNVVSHLVYSASGNDVETTIVDGKILMLDREVLTLDEEKILDEAEKTIEKLA, translated from the coding sequence ATGAGCATTCTCATCAAAAACGGGCGCGTTATCTACGGCGAGAACTTTGAGGTCGTTGAGGCCGACCTTCTCATAGAAGGAAACCGCATCGTCAAGGTTGCCAAGGAGGTAACTGAAGCCGCAGACACCGTCATCGATGCCAAGGGAAAGGTGGTTTCTCCAGGCTTCGTGAACCTGCACACCCACTCCCCGATGGGCCTCTTCCGCGGTCTCGCCGACGATCTGCCCCTCATGGACTGGCTCCAGAACCACATATGGCCGCGTGAGGCAAAGCTCACGAGGGAATACACCAAGGTTGGAGCCTACCTCGGCGCGCTGGAGATGATAAAGACCGGAACGACGGCTTTTCTCGACATGTATTTCTTCATGGATGCCGTTGCCGAAGTCGTGGAGGAATCCGGCCTCAGGGGCTACCTCTCCTATGGGATGATAGACCTCGGGGACCCCGAGAAGACCGAGAAGGAGATAAAAGAGGCCCTTCGCACGATGGAGTTCATAGAGAAGCTCGGCTCCGACAGGGTTCACTTCGTCTTTGGCCCTCATGCCCCCTACACCTGCTCGATAGCCCTGCTCAAGGAGGTCAGGAAGCTGGCGAACGAGCACGGAAAGCTTATCACCATTCACGTGAGCGAGACGATGGCGGAGATAGGCCAGATAACCGAGCGCTACGGAAAGAGCCCTGTAGTTCTACTTGATGAAATCGGCTTCTTCGGGAGTGATGTAATCATAGCCCATGGCGTCTGGCTCGACAGCAGGGACATACAGATTCTCGCGAGGCACGGCGTCACCGTCGCCCACAACCCGGCCAGCAACATGAAGCTCGCGAGCGGGGTGATGCCCCTCCAGAGGCTCCTAAACGCGGGCGTAAACGTCGGCCTCGGTACCGATGGTGCCGCCAGCAACAACAACCTCGATATGCTCGACGAGATGAAGCTTGCCGCTCTCATTCACAAGGTTCACAACCTCGACCCGACGGTGGCGGACGCCAAGACGGTCTTCAGGATGGCCACAGTAAACGGTGCCAAAGCCCTGCGCCTCAACGCCGGCGTCATAAAGGAGGGCTACCTGGCGGATGTAGCAATCATCGACTTTAACCAGCCCCACCTCCGCCCCGTGAACAACGTGGTCAGCCACCTCGTCTACTCGGCCAGCGGAAACGACGTCGAGACAACGATAGTGGACGGAAAAATCCTCATGCTCGACCGCGAGGTCCTCACGCTCGACGAGGAGAAAATCCTTGACGAGGCCGAAAAAACGATAGAGAAGCTGGCTTAG
- a CDS encoding S-methyl-5'-thioadenosine phosphorylase has product MVKIGIIGGSGVYGVFEPKETVKVHTPYGRPSAPVEIGEIEGVEVAFIPRHGKNHEFPPHEVPYRANIWALHELGVERVIGVTAVGSLREEYKPGDIVVTDQFIDFTKKRDYTFYNGPRVAHVSMADPFCPEMRKIFYETAKDLGFPVHEKGTYVCIEGPRFSTRAESFMFRQYAHIIGMTLVPEINLARELGMCYANIATVTDYDVWADKPVDAQEVLKVMAENNYKVQELLKKAIPLIPEERKCGCADVLKSMFV; this is encoded by the coding sequence ATGGTGAAGATTGGTATCATTGGTGGTTCGGGCGTTTACGGCGTCTTCGAGCCGAAAGAGACAGTCAAGGTCCACACCCCCTACGGCAGGCCTTCGGCTCCAGTGGAAATCGGCGAAATCGAGGGCGTTGAGGTTGCCTTCATACCCCGCCACGGCAAGAACCACGAGTTCCCGCCGCATGAAGTGCCATACAGGGCGAACATCTGGGCTCTCCATGAGCTCGGCGTTGAGCGCGTAATAGGCGTTACCGCCGTTGGCTCGCTCCGCGAGGAGTACAAGCCCGGTGACATAGTGGTAACCGACCAGTTCATAGACTTCACGAAGAAGAGGGACTACACCTTCTACAACGGGCCCAGGGTTGCCCACGTTTCCATGGCCGACCCCTTCTGCCCTGAGATGAGGAAGATATTCTACGAGACCGCCAAGGATCTCGGCTTCCCTGTCCACGAGAAGGGCACCTACGTCTGCATCGAGGGGCCGCGCTTTTCCACGAGGGCAGAGAGCTTCATGTTCAGGCAGTACGCCCACATAATCGGAATGACGCTCGTCCCGGAGATAAACCTCGCCAGGGAGCTGGGTATGTGCTACGCGAACATCGCGACGGTTACGGACTACGACGTCTGGGCCGACAAGCCGGTAGATGCTCAAGAGGTCCTCAAGGTCATGGCCGAGAACAACTACAAGGTCCAGGAACTGCTCAAGAAGGCCATCCCGCTCATTCCTGAGGAGAGGAAGTGCGGCTGCGCCGACGTGCTGAAGAGCATGTTCGTCTGA